A portion of the Oncorhynchus gorbuscha isolate QuinsamMale2020 ecotype Even-year linkage group LG19, OgorEven_v1.0, whole genome shotgun sequence genome contains these proteins:
- the LOC124006470 gene encoding proteoglycan 4-like, with protein MFGSVKKIISLFETRRQPRPLSLPPSLPPSLSPSLPASVSSSLPLSLPSSLSPLRSSKKAPQSPLKRHSSPSASLSGCPSSFSGCPSSLYPQTKPRPPLNPPPVHQPLQLPARWRVGEEGREGVSDTGWGHGGLRGRGGVRVRNSWPSGRQELQIRNQTSVTMEIPQHFWTATKPQLQTTTQPQTTTQPEHQPQTTTKLQTTTQPQTQPQTTTKPEPQPQTTVQPQPQPQTTTQPQTTTQPEHQPQTTSKPQTTTQPQTNTQPKPKTHPQTSTQPQTTTQPEHQPQTTSKSQPQPQTTTQPQTTTQPEHQPQTTSKSQPQPQTSTQPQTTTQPEHQPQTTSKSQPQPQTTTQPQPQHQTLAPLPSWSLCLKGTPSVRNAEAALLLFCHSGSSSSKIVIDNKIEQAMDLVKSHLMLAVREEEELLRKRINQLSERNAHLERENYILRALRDRQRH; from the exons ATGTTCGGCAGTGTGAAGAAAATCATCTCTCTGTTTGAGACTCGACGGCagcctcgccccctctctctacctccttccctccctccatctctctctccttctcttcctgcaTCTGTTTCTTcatctcttcccctatctctcccttcctccctatcCCCTCTCAGGTCCAGTAAAAAAGCCCCCCAGTCCCCCTTAAAGAGACactcctctccttctgcctccctctccggctgcccttcctccttctccggctgcccttcctccctctaccctcaGACCAAACCCAGACCCCCACTTAACCCCCCACCTGTCCACCAACCACTACAACTTCCTGCTAGATGGAGAGTAGGAGAAGAAggcagggagggagtgagtgataCGGGTTGGGGTCATGGAGGGCTGAGAGGTCGTGGGGGGGTCAGGGTTAGGAACTCATGGCCGAGCGGACGGCAGGAGCTTCAGATAAGAAACCAAAcatctgtcaccatggagattcCACAACACTTTTGGACCGCAACTAAACCTCAACTCCAGACCACTACTCAACCCCAGACCACTACTCAACCTGAACATCAACCGCAGACCACTACTAAACTCCAGACCACTACTCAACCTCAAACTCAACCCCAGACCACTACAAAACCAGAACCTCAACCCCAGACCACTGTTCAACCCCAACCTCAACCCCAGACCACTACTCAACCCCAGACCACTACTCAACCTGAAcatcaaccgcagaccacatctaaacctcagaccactactcaaCCCCAGACCAATACTCAACCAAAACCAAAAACTCACCCGCAGACCTCTACTCAACCCCAGACCACTACTCAACCCGAACATCAACCCCAGACTACTTCTAAGTCTCAACCTCAACCCCAGACCACTACTCAACCCCAGACCACTACTCAACCCGAACATCAACCCCAGACTACTTCTAAGTCTCAACCTCAACCCCAGACCTCTACTCAACCCCAGACCACTACTCAACCCGAACATCAACCCCAGACTACTTCTAAGTCTCAACCTCAACCCCAGACCACTACTCAACCCCAACCTCAACACCAGACCCTGGCCCCGCTCCCATCTTGGTCGCTGTGTCTGAAGGGCACACCTTCTGTCCGGAATGCTGAGGCAGCCCTGCTGCTCTTCTGTCACAG tggCTCCAGTAGCAGTAAGATTGTAATTGACAACAAGATTGAGCAAGCCATG GACTTGGTGAAGAGCCACCTGATGCTggctgtgagagaggaggaggagctactGAGGAAGCGGATCAACCAGCTGTCAGAGAGGAACGcccatctggagagagagaactacatACTGAGagcactgagagacagacagagacactaa
- the ppp1r35 gene encoding protein phosphatase 1 regulatory subunit 35 yields MTRVGPLAGCNDPDIRLVPMPAPVPLVPASLLRCPELDLSLPLSPDPPRPNPASLLRGRRRRQVRFASEEPVVVTVIAEPSKDPPPWQCPGHSSSYSKGKRLHGGDLCWRARSATNEEAPCEERGGSLPEGAELNTTLALRAELDNVAGAEFNSQKAVQEQLQKSDRTKNSISARATEGVNVPPSQHLYRALVNVNVEEEELISQALRDRLQLVSPTCSYGNKKEDSPDLQVFFRGDLLREKPLLPGEEITLPRPQPIPRPADTTFDLYHRHTCWEAGP; encoded by the exons ATGACCAGAGTAGGTCCTCTAGCAGGGTGCAATGACCCAGACATCCGACTGGTCCCAATGCCTGCCCCGGTGCCCCTGGTCCCCGCTAGCCTCCTGCGGTGCCCGGAACTGgacctgtctctccccctcagcCCAGACCCGCCACGGCCCAACCCAGCTAGCCTGCTGAGAGGACGCAGACGCCGGCAG GTGCGATTTGCCTCCGAGGAGCCTGTGGTTGTCACGGTGATAGCAGAGCCTAGCAAAGACCCTCCACCTTGGCAATGCCCTGGACACTCCAGCAGTTACTCAAAGGGGAAAAGACTCCATG GTGGAGATCTGTGTTGGAGGGCAAGGTCAGCAACCAATGAGGAGGCTCCCTGTGAGGAGAGGGGTGGCAGCCTCCCTGAAGGGGCGGAGTTAAATACTACtctggctctgagggctgagctAGATAACGTGGCAGGGGCAGAGTTTAACTCCCAGAAGGCTGTGCAGGAGCAACTACAGAAGTCAGACAGAACCAAGAACAGCATCAGCGCCCGGGCTACAGAGG GGGTGAACGTCCCTCCATCCCAGCACCTCTACAGGGCATTGGTCAATgtgaatgtggaggaggaggagcttaTCAGCCAGGCTCTACGTGACAGGCTTCAGCTGGTCTCGCCCACATGCAGCTATGGCAACAAG aaaGAGGACAGTCCTGACCTGCAGGTTTTCTTCAGGGGGGATCTGCTGAGAGAGAAGCCCCTCCTACCAGGGGAGGAGATTACCTTACCACGCCCCCAGCCCATCCCACGCCCCGCAGACACAACCTTCGAcctctaccacagacacacatgctGGGAGGCtggaccctga
- the LOC124006471 gene encoding growth hormone secretagogue receptor type 1-like, translated as MDVSVLGSGSSCSEDCVLGSGCLEDCGNQSAQTDWEWEDFSGAELVCVTAVCVLLLALGIVGNMLTILVVWLRPHLRSTTYLYLSSMAVSDLLILLLMPLDLYYKLWRFRPWDLGDAVCKLSVFISESCTYSSILHITALSLERYLAVCRPLTAKTLVTRTRVRTLIGCLWVVAVISAGPVFAMVGVEELGGVEGESECRCTDYAVSSGLLGAMMWLSNLYFLVPLGILGVVYGLIGRKLWLRPQRSSRDRAQRHTIKMLGMIVLAFVLCWLPFHVGRTLFSVTLGSSADMYYISQYFNLVSFVLFYLSAAVNPILYNTMSARYRHAVRSLLRSHTPRSHHPPPTPQHSTTTL; from the exons ATGGACGTGTCAGTGCTGGGCAGTGGGAGCAGCTGTTCAGAGGATTGTGTGCTAGGGTCTGGCTGTCTGGAGGACTGTGGGAACCAGAGTGCCCAGACTGACTGGGAATGGGAGGACTTCAGTGGGGCTGAGCTGGTGTGTGTGACAGCCGTGTGTGTGCTGCTGCTGGCCCTGGGCATCGTAGGAAATATGTTAACCATCCTGGTAGTTTGGCTCCGGCCACACCTGAGAAGCACCACCTACCTCTACCTGAGTAGTATGGCCGTCTCCGACCTCCTCATACTGCTTCTGATGCCTTTAGATCTGTACTACAAg CTGTGGAGGTTCCGGCCCTGGGATCTGGGTGATGCAGTGTGTAAGCTGAGTGTGTTCatcagtgagagttgtacctactcctccatcctccacatCACTGCCCTTTCTCTGGAGCGCTACCTCGCTGTCTGTCGACCACTCACAGCCAAGACCCTGGTCACACGGACCCGCGTTCGTACTCTCATTGGCTGCCTGTGGGTTGTGGCCGTGATCAGCGCTGGGCCGGTGTTTGCTATGGTAGGGGTAGAGGAGCTGGGGGGAGTTGAGGGGGAGAGCGAGTGTCGCTGTACGGATTACGCCGTCTCCTCAGGCCTGCTGGGGGCCATGATGTGGCTCTCCAACCTCTACTTCCTGGTGCCGCTGGGCATTCTGGGAGTTGTGTATGGTCTGATCGGCAGGAAGCTTTGGCTCCGCCCACAACGCAGCAGCCGAGACCGTGCCCAGCGACACACCATCAAGATGCTCG ggaTGATCGTGCTGGCGTTTGTTCTGTGTTGGCTGCCGTTCCACGTTGGTCGGACGTTGTTCTCTGTGACTCTGGGCTCCAGCGCTGATATGTACTACATCTCTCAGtactttaacctggtctcctttGTGTTGTTCTACCTCAGTGCTGCTGTCAACCCTATCCTCTACAACACCATGTCAGCACGCTACCGCCACGCTGTCCGCAGCCTGCTGCGCTCACACACACCCCGCTCCCACCACCCCCCACCCACGCCACAACACTCTACCACCACCCTGTAa
- the LOC124005439 gene encoding ictacalcin-like, which produces MSQVQQAMALLISAFHKYSGKEGDKTTLSKGELKDLLNAELGEIMGKNTDQAKVDKIFKDLDANSDGSVDFQEYVTLVACLTMMCNEFFTKK; this is translated from the exons ATGTCACAGGTCCAGCAGGCTATGGCATTGCTCATCTCAGCCTTCCACAAGTACTCTGGCAAGGAGGGCGACAAGACGACCCTGAGCAAGGGAGAACTCAAAGATCTGCTCAACGCTGAGCTTGGAGAGATCATGGGG AAAAACACTGACCAGGCAAAGGTTGACAAGATCTTCAAAGATCTGGACGCTAACTCAGATGGCAGTGTGGACTTCCAGGAGTACGTCACACTGGTGGCCTGCCTGACCATGATGTGCAATGAGTTCTTCACCAAGAAGTGA